From Heteronotia binoei isolate CCM8104 ecotype False Entrance Well chromosome 3, APGP_CSIRO_Hbin_v1, whole genome shotgun sequence, a single genomic window includes:
- the NR0B1 gene encoding nuclear receptor subfamily 0 group B member 1 encodes MACVDRCRCCTDSRRQSSILYNILKSEEQQAGTGQSAPQPGPLGCSCGSQRRVALKSPQVACKAASAVLVKTLRFVKNVPCFQELPLDEQLVLVRSCWAPLLVLGLAQDRVHFETVETTEPSMLHRILTNKGRDDGDDEEEPSLLPLHKTPRMLEQQPPCGSSNSSKLPLVGEIQAIKGFLAKCWSLDISTKEYAYLKGTVLFNPELPGLHCVQYIQGLQQEAQQALNEHVRLIHRGDQARFAKLNVALSMLRSINANVIAELFFRPIIGAVNMDDMLLEMLCAKL; translated from the exons ATGGCCTGCGTGGACAGATGCCGCTGTTGCACGGACAGCAGGAGGCAGAGCAGCATCCTCTACAACATCCTGAAGAGCGAAGAGCAGCAGGCGGGAACCGGGCAGTCAGCCCCGCAGCCGGGCCCGTTAGGCTGCTCGTGCGGCTCGCAAAGGCGAGTGGCTCTCAAGAGCCCGCAAGTGGCTTGTAAGGCGGCTTCGGCCGTGCTGGTGAAGACGCTGCGCTTCGTGAAGAACGTGCCCTGCTTCCAGGAGCTGCCCCTAGACGAGCAGCTGGTGTTGGTGCGCAGCTGCTGGGCTCCGCTGCTCGTGCTGGGGCTGGCCCAGGACCGCGTGCATTTCGAGACCGTGGAGACCACGGAGCCCAGCATGCTGCACAGGATATTGACCAACAAGGGGCGCGACGACGGCGACGACGAGGAGGAACCTTCCCTCCTGCCGCTTCACAAGACTCCCAGGATGCTGGAGCAGCAGCCGCCCTGCGGGAGCAGCAACAGCTCTAAACTGCCCTTGGTGGGGGAGATCCAAGCCATCAAAGGCTTCCTGGCCAAGTGCTGGAGTTTGGACATCAGCACCAAGGAGTACGCCTATCTCAAGGGGACGGTCCTCTTCAATCCGG AATTGCCAGGGCTCCACTGTGTGCAGTATATCCAGGGTCTACAGCAAGAAGCACAGCAAGCCTTAAATGAACACGTCAGATTGATTCACAGAGGGGACCAGGCCAGATTTGCCAAACTGAATGTGGCTCTGTCCATGCTCAGATCTATCAATGCCAATGTTATTGCTGAACTTTTCTTTAGGCCCATCATTGGAGCAGTGAATATGGATGACATGCTGTTGGAGATGCTGTGTGCAAAGTTATGA